The Heyndrickxia vini genome contains a region encoding:
- a CDS encoding three component ABC system middle component — MSMMTPKNLYNNEMIGAIAIYSVLFHLQTISVAKSMLIFPFISHQGTLDFLKNNNTTLRSLEEFIIKKPDFFSNYNDRYYSLLTLSVNSIILLKEIELIRIENSEISINPEKKLAINKEAYGLRAFNISIAGKKLSEILNDNDKNLYLQLKVKL; from the coding sequence ATGAGCATGATGACCCCAAAAAATCTATATAATAATGAAATGATTGGTGCAATAGCTATTTATTCAGTACTTTTTCATTTACAAACCATAAGCGTCGCTAAATCAATGCTTATATTCCCTTTTATTTCGCATCAAGGCACACTCGATTTCTTGAAAAACAACAACACTACCTTGCGTAGTCTTGAGGAATTTATAATTAAAAAGCCCGATTTCTTTTCAAATTATAACGACCGTTACTATTCACTTCTGACTTTGTCAGTGAATTCAATAATATTACTTAAAGAGATAGAACTTATAAGAATAGAGAATTCTGAAATTTCTATTAACCCAGAAAAAAAACTTGCAATAAACAAAGAGGCGTATGGACTAAGAGCGTTCAATATTTCAATAGCTGGGAAAAAATTATCAGAAATTCTTAATGACAATGATAAGAACCTATACCTACAATTGAAGGTGAAATTATGA
- a CDS encoding DUF3732 domain-containing protein, whose amino-acid sequence MRFVINEINLWLKNKKIRSIPFFENKINVITGESGTGKSVIIDIVDYCFFASKTKIPDEKINENINWYGLKFEINDKQYVIARGALSENRKVSSSYYFSPIGDVPNEPTPNITEDELKAVIEREFSIDSNVTIPYSGKKLKAGSKISLRYFFLFNTQSGDTIDHSEVFFDKQNDEKYKEALHRIFDLAIGIDTVNNIIIKDKINTLEKDILKLERRKNAILKENSVFDSELRSIVKQAKEYDLISLETNSLNEDIGNLQHVVENVQFLNTSENMKELERLQKKKNEIKHKIRSYNKFKNEYSGFKKLQSETFESLKPVDHLRENYGHLIQHPILTELLDFLETEMNKIKKDISNKRPFDINLDDDLKKLTKQLDEIQKDIDKVPQNKKSFNTEIEKFVFIGEIKSKLRLFKHGDQEIFNEEDLEKKKDELEQLKSKLETEIIDRSLVIRLLEELVQRYLDKSSNALGIYKDYQSVFDYKTKVLQLKKPTALVPSVVGSSSNHMFMHLCFMLGIHELIIKQGAPYVPSLLILDQPSRPYYGEEGNKKNTKKWSQIPQDDRTKITIAFTVLNNFITHINEVYGQTFQMIVFEHIPESIWKSANLNNVILVDQEFRDGNALIPDELL is encoded by the coding sequence ATGAGATTCGTAATTAATGAAATAAATTTGTGGCTCAAAAATAAAAAGATACGTTCAATCCCCTTTTTTGAGAACAAAATAAATGTAATTACAGGTGAAAGTGGTACAGGCAAGTCCGTAATTATTGATATTGTAGATTATTGTTTCTTTGCCAGTAAAACAAAAATACCTGATGAAAAAATTAATGAGAATATCAATTGGTACGGTCTTAAATTTGAGATAAACGATAAGCAATATGTAATTGCTAGAGGGGCGTTAAGTGAAAATCGAAAAGTAAGTTCATCATACTATTTCTCCCCAATCGGTGATGTTCCAAATGAGCCTACTCCAAACATTACCGAAGATGAATTAAAAGCTGTAATTGAAAGGGAGTTTTCGATTGATAGCAATGTAACTATTCCATACAGTGGGAAAAAATTAAAGGCTGGAAGTAAAATATCGCTACGATATTTCTTTTTATTCAATACACAATCTGGAGATACTATTGACCATAGTGAAGTTTTTTTCGATAAACAAAATGATGAAAAATACAAAGAAGCCCTTCATAGAATATTTGACCTAGCTATTGGAATTGATACCGTTAATAACATAATAATAAAGGACAAGATTAATACATTAGAAAAAGACATTTTGAAATTGGAGCGACGAAAAAATGCTATCTTAAAAGAAAATAGTGTATTTGATAGTGAGCTAAGATCAATAGTTAAACAGGCAAAAGAATACGATTTAATTTCACTTGAAACAAATAGCTTAAATGAGGATATAGGTAACTTACAGCATGTAGTTGAAAATGTTCAATTTTTAAATACATCCGAAAATATGAAGGAGCTTGAAAGATTACAAAAAAAGAAGAATGAAATCAAGCATAAAATTAGAAGTTATAATAAATTTAAAAATGAGTATAGTGGATTCAAAAAACTTCAGTCGGAGACATTTGAAAGTCTCAAACCAGTAGATCATCTAAGAGAAAATTACGGACATCTTATACAACATCCTATTCTTACTGAATTGCTTGATTTTCTTGAAACTGAAATGAATAAGATTAAAAAGGATATAAGTAACAAAAGGCCATTTGACATAAATTTAGATGATGATCTTAAAAAACTAACAAAGCAACTTGATGAAATTCAAAAAGATATAGATAAAGTTCCGCAAAATAAAAAATCTTTTAACACAGAAATTGAAAAATTCGTATTCATTGGGGAAATAAAATCTAAATTAAGGTTATTTAAACATGGAGATCAAGAGATTTTCAATGAAGAGGATCTAGAAAAAAAGAAAGATGAACTTGAACAACTTAAATCAAAACTTGAGACAGAAATTATTGATAGAAGTTTAGTTATCAGGTTGCTAGAAGAACTTGTTCAAAGATATCTAGACAAATCTTCTAATGCACTTGGAATCTACAAGGATTATCAATCTGTATTTGATTATAAAACCAAGGTTTTACAGTTGAAAAAACCTACTGCACTTGTCCCTTCTGTTGTAGGAAGTAGTTCAAATCATATGTTTATGCATCTTTGTTTTATGCTTGGAATACATGAGTTGATAATAAAACAAGGTGCTCCTTATGTTCCAAGTCTTCTAATCTTGGATCAGCCTAGTAGACCATATTACGGTGAGGAAGGAAACAAGAAAAACACAAAAAAATGGTCACAGATACCACAAGATGATAGAACCAAAATAACGATTGCTTTTACCGTCCTTAACAACTTTATAACTCATATTAATGAAGTATATGGCCAAACGTTTCAGATGATAGTATTTGAACACATTCCAGAGTCAATATGGAAGTCTGCCAATTTAAATAATGTTATCTTAGTCGATCAAGAATTTAGGGATGGTAATGCTCTTATTCCAGACGAACTTTTATAA